TGCTTGGAATGCGGGATTTATTCATCGACTTTGCGGGTGGAAAGCCTAAAGGACACAAAGTACACCGCTCGCTGGCCCATATGCAAGCCGGTGATTCGATCACCTTAAGCCCCAAGCAATCCGGCCAGGTCGCGGTACTGGATCGCAAGGGTGTGCAGGTGGGGCGTCTCTCAAAGAACACTGCGGAAAGTTGGCAACAGCCAAAGTTGCAACAGATCAATGAAGTCCGGGTGCTCGGCATGGTATCGCGTGAAATGGAGGACTGCAAGCCGGAGTATCGAGATCAAATTGCCGTCCCCGACTGGGAGCTTCCGCTCCTCGAAGTGTGCCACCGCAATCCGGCTGCTGAATAGTCGATTTCCCGATATTAGGGAGTTTTAGCAAGAAGATTAAATTCCCTGAACGTTTTGAGTTTTTTATCTGGTTGAGATGCTAGATGTTTCTTTTCGAATTTTCTCCGCTTTCTCGGGTTCTCCGATCTTTTCGTACACAAGACTCAACTGCCTTCTCGCTTGGACGTAATAGGGGCTTTCGCTTCTGTTCACTTCGGAGAAGTATTCTATGCTCTTGTCCCATTTCTCAAGCTCGAAAGCGGACAGCCCGATCACTAGATTTGCGCCGTCGCGGAAAATACCGTCTTCGGGATCATCATCAAGGAAAACCTCAAGGTGTTTTATCGCTTCTTCGAAGTTCCCAAGCTGGTAATTGATCATCCCCATCTGGTAAAGAGCCAGAATCGACACCTCGGTTCCGGAATGCTCCTCACGCAACGTTTGCAGTTGTGAAAGAGAAGTTTCCATTTCTCCGCTCTTGTAACTCTTAAGAGCCTCGCGGAGTTGCTCGTTTGCCAAGAGGTCTTTTTCTTCCTGTTGCGAGGAAACAAAGCAGACTGCGAGCAGGGCCACTGCTATGACGCCCATGCCGATAAGTATTTTGTTGAAGTGCTCCGAGAGACCTTCGAGGGATTCCGCCAGGAACTCTCTGAATTTATCGGGGCGCTTAAGTTCTTTGGTCGTATATTTTATTTTGGGCATTAATCGTAAATTCTTGCTTTATAGAAAAGCGGCAAGCCTGTAAATTCCGTGTCTTTACTGCCGGATTTATCTGCTGTGTTAGAATATTCCTTGAGTGAACATGATACGTTGTTTCTTCAGACAATGTCAAAGGTTTTCGGGGAATTATCGGGGGAATCGGCTGAGGTTTGATTTCCCGGCCCGAAAGTCTGGACGAAAAAGGACTATGCCCCAAGCGGGCAGGGGTCCGCTTCTGCGCATTTCAGTTTTTTTCCTGCTTCTCTCCGCGATTTTGGGTTACCAGGTATCCGCCGCCGATCCGGAAGCTCCTCCCCGGACAGCAGAGATAGTTGAGATCGAGATAAACGGTTCCATAAATCCCTCGACCGTGGACTACATTAAAACCGGTCTCTCAGAAGCGCGCGCCCGCGATGCCACCGCTCTGCTTATCCTCTTGGATACCCCAGGGGGGCTTCTTAATTCCACGAAGGATATAGTGAAGATCCTTCTTAATTCCGAGGTTCCGGTGATAGTTTACGTCTACCCGAGGGGAGCGACTGCCACTTCCGCGGGAGTTTTCATCACGCTCTCAGCCCACGTGGCGGCCATGTCTCCCGGAACAAGCATAGGGGCGGCCCATCCTGTGATGCTGGGGCGTGGCCAGCAGAGGGGCCCGGCCCCCGGGAAGCCGGAAGAAAAGAAAGACGATAAGTCTTCTGACGTGATGAACGAAAAGATTGAGAATTTCGCGTCGTCTTTTATGGAAAGCATAGCCAAGGAAAGGGGAAGAAATGCGGAATGGGCAGTCGATTCGGTGAGAAAAAGCGTTTCGGTGACCGCCGATGAAGCGCTTAGCAAAAATGTGATTGATATCATCTCTCCCGATATTCCCTCGCTTCTCTCCGAGATAGACGGCAAGGAAGTGAAAGCAAGCGGCCAGAGCGTCCGTCTTGAGACAGCCGGCGCGAGCACGCAGCGCCTCGAGATGAGCCTGCGGCAGAAGGTGGTTAATATTCTCAGCACCCCGGACATAGCGTTTCTGCTTCTCTCCCTGGGCTCGCTCGGAATATTCCTTGAGTTCTACAACCCGGGAATGATTTTTCCCGGAGTCGCCGGACTTATTGCGCTGCTCGTCGGTTTTGTCTCCCTTCAAATCCTTCCTTTTAATTACGCCGGTTTGATACTGCTTTTCGTCGCAATGGCGCTTTTGATATCGGAGGTGTACGTGACGAGTTACGGCCTTTTGAGCCTAGCTGCGCTTGCGTGTCTTGTGTTCGGGGGGCTTCTGCTTTTTGATACGCCGGAATCTGATCTCGGCGTGAGCAGGGGAACCATAGCAGCTGTGGCCGTAAGCATTGGATTGCTCTCGGTTTTTATTGTATATTTAGGCGTAAAATCGTTCAAAGTTCCCGTTCAGGGCGGTTTCGAGGGGATGGTGGGTCAGAAGGGGGAAGTTGTTTCCTGGTCTCAAAAAAGCGGAAAGGTTTTCATCGGGGGAGAGTACTGGGAAGCGACGGGCGAGCGCGAGTTTTCACCCGGGGAAAAAATAAAAGTAATAGAGAGCACAGGAGATCTCGTCGTCAGGGTTTCAGACTATGACGGCAAACAGTGACGCACAATGTCGATAACCGCGATTGTAATTCTCGTAATTGTTTTTCTAATCATTATATCGGGACTTAAGATCCTCTATGAATACGAGAGGGGAGTGATATTCCGTCTCGGAAGAATAGTCGGAGTCAGGGGTCCCGGGTTCATAGTTGTCATCCCGTTTCTTGAGAAAATGGTGAGAGTCAGTCTGCGGCTCGTGACCATGGATGTGCCTCCTCAGGACGTGATCACCAGGGATAACGTTTCGGTAAAGGTAAACGCGGTTGTCTACTTCAGGGTGGTTGAGCCGAACAGGGCCATCTTGCAGGTTGAAAAC
Above is a window of Candidatus Dadabacteria bacterium DNA encoding:
- a CDS encoding nodulation protein NfeD; this translates as MPQAGRGPLLRISVFFLLLSAILGYQVSAADPEAPPRTAEIVEIEINGSINPSTVDYIKTGLSEARARDATALLILLDTPGGLLNSTKDIVKILLNSEVPVIVYVYPRGATATSAGVFITLSAHVAAMSPGTSIGAAHPVMLGRGQQRGPAPGKPEEKKDDKSSDVMNEKIENFASSFMESIAKERGRNAEWAVDSVRKSVSVTADEALSKNVIDIISPDIPSLLSEIDGKEVKASGQSVRLETAGASTQRLEMSLRQKVVNILSTPDIAFLLLSLGSLGIFLEFYNPGMIFPGVAGLIALLVGFVSLQILPFNYAGLILLFVAMALLISEVYVTSYGLLSLAALACLVFGGLLLFDTPESDLGVSRGTIAAVAVSIGLLSVFIVYLGVKSFKVPVQGGFEGMVGQKGEVVSWSQKSGKVFIGGEYWEATGEREFSPGEKIKVIESTGDLVVRVSDYDGKQ
- a CDS encoding tetratricopeptide repeat protein; its protein translation is MPKIKYTTKELKRPDKFREFLAESLEGLSEHFNKILIGMGVIAVALLAVCFVSSQQEEKDLLANEQLREALKSYKSGEMETSLSQLQTLREEHSGTEVSILALYQMGMINYQLGNFEEAIKHLEVFLDDDPEDGIFRDGANLVIGLSAFELEKWDKSIEYFSEVNRSESPYYVQARRQLSLVYEKIGEPEKAEKIRKETSSISTR